In Myxococcales bacterium, the DNA window GCGAGAAAACGACGCCATGGCCGACGCATCCCCGGACTCGGGCGAGCTCTTTCCAGGTGAGTGGCTCAAGGTGCCAGGGGTGCCGAGCGATTGTGAGCTCTACTACGCCAAGGACCCGGCCGTGGCGGCGCCACCTTTTCCGTGGAAGGCATGTGCGTCGGGTCGGCCAGACTGCAAACACTTCATCGGACCATGGACCTTCCCAACGGACAGGTACTTCACCCCGCACCCCCACCTCGCGATGTTCGAAGATGAACGAGGAGTGCATCTCTCCTACTTGCGCCACACGGTTCGGATCGGGGCCACGCGAGAGGCGCGGTCGATCTCCGTCGGCCAATTGGTCGATGGCGCGGGAGAGTTCGCCCTTCGTGGCCGAGTTTCGGTCCCTTCGTGCACCCCGACGCAGTTCCACGCGGGACCGAGCGGATATTCAGCTTCGGTATTCCAAGCCTTCGACCTCGACGCCAGCTCACCGACGGTACGAATGCTCGTCACGGCGGATCGAGCGGCGCCGCAGACGTTCAAGGTCTTCATGCTGGACGGAATCGTCGGTCCGGGAATCGTCCAAGGCGTCGTCGCCGCGAACGGCTACTCCATTCTGAACCAGTTCGCCGGGGCGGGCCCCTCGTCTCCCGTGCTTCGCCACGCCGACGGCGCCTACCTACCCAACGGGAACCCACCCGTCGGCGCAGCGAACCCGGCGCCCGTGCCGGGCGGGTACGTGGCAGTGCTCACTGATCCTCCCGCGCGGCTCGGTTTCGTCCCGGACGGCGGTTTTGCCAAAACGCTCGTGCGTGCCCCTGCCGGCTTCCACGTGAACTACGTCAGCGTAGACCGCAAGAACGGGTTTGCCCTCACCTGGTACGAGACCAACGACGACACGAACGAAGTCACCCTCTACACCTCGCCGTTCGCGACCGACGAAAGCGGGATCGTGAAACGGCCCGTCGCAAAGATCGCCGAACCCTACTTCGGCATCGCCAACGCGGGGTACTTCGCCTACCAGGTGCGCGACAAGGCCGTACGGGTCCTTCGCCTCTCGGATGGGCTCGGATGGGATATCGACGCCGAGCCCGGCGTGCCTCTCATGGCTCCGCTGTTCGTCAACGAAGACTACGTCTGGAGCATGGTCTCCGTTGGGCGGGAGGAGGAAACGGCGCGCCTACCGGGCGGCCTCATCCGCATGCGACGTCCCACCACGCCCCCCACCATTCCAAGCGGACTCTAACGAGCCCGCCCTCTCCCCCTTCCCCGCGCAAGGCCCCGCCCCGCCCCGCCGCGCCACCCATCCCTTCTTGAGGACGACATGCGTACTCTCTTCTCCGCAACTCTCGCCGCAGCCTGTGCCCTCGTTGTTGCGTCCACCGCCCATGCCGAGCGCCCTGGCGCCGACGGTTTCTACCAAACGGGCGTGACCGTCCGCAAGCAGGGCGACAAGCCGCTCTACACGGTCACGCACGAGATCAAAGAGCTGCCTCGCTCCCGTAGCGCGCGCGGCCTCGTCGACGCCGAGACCGAAAAACGCTTCCTTCTCACGCCGACGGGCGAGATGCCGTGCGCCTCGCTCCGTGCCGTGCTCCGCCCCCGCCTCATCGAGAACGGGCTCTCCGCGGCCACGGCCGATGGGTTTCTCCGCGCGTGCTCGAAGGAGAAGACCCGCGCTCGCGCCATCATCGCCATCCACTACGCCCCGGCCACGAAGACGACGACCCTGTTCGTCGAGGGCATGGGCACGACCACGCTCACGGGCTCGGCCGCCATGAAGGCCGTCTGGGGAGTGTGGCTCGACCGCCCCGAGCGCACCACCGAGAAGACCGAGCTCTCGGGGAAGCTGTAGACGGCCGTCCGGGGGTTTTCGATGGAGCATTCCCCATGCGGGTAGAGATGGACCCAAGCAGGAAGGAAGCGCTTGAGCGTACCGAGTTCGTGACGGGCGGTTCATGGCCGAGCGGAAGCTTGGTTGGCGCGGCCGGAGGTGCTACAGCGTGAAACCAGAGGGTCGAAGGCGGATGGGATCGCGAAGGGGCCTCGCCTCCCTGCTGCTCGTCGCGCTTTGCGGCGTCGCGGGCGTCGCGTCGTGGGGGTGCACGGTCGAAAACAGGATTCCTTGCGATGACGCCGTCGTGATCACCTTCCCCGCGCTCGATCTCACCACGAAACCCAGCGCTTCGGTTTGGGTCGACGGGTTTCGGTATTGCAGGAACGCCGTGCTGCTCGACGAGGTCGAGTACAAAAAGCAATACTCTCCAGGAGGATTTTGCGGGCTCGGCCGCTCTGGCGAGCTGTTCGTGATCCTTCACGGAGGTGAGCCGCATACCGTCATGGTTCGTCTCAACTACGACCAAACCCCCGGCCCCACACGAACGTTCGAGGTCGACTTCGACGACGCAGATCGCGATGCCGACGGGTGTCGACGGTTGGACCGTTCGTTCTGACGCTCGCCCCCCTACACCGTCGCGCGGAGCCTATCCACGACCCAGTTGACGTGCCGGCCCACGGCCGTGCCTTGCGCGTGGGCCTTCATCATGGGGCTCTCGAGCACGGTGACGTGGGCGGCGATGTTGGTCTCGAAGGGGCGGTCCTCGAGCACGTGGCCGTTGGGCATGAGCTGGCGCCCCACGATGCGCGTCGCCTCGAGCACGGCGATCGAGGCCCTCCGGAGGAGCTCGTAGCGCTCGGCCTCGTGCCCGGGCGCGGGCCGCACGGCGACGATGAGCTTGCCGAAGGTCGGGTCTTTGTTCACGAGCTTGTCGCCCGCCTCGAAGCCCACGTCGAAGCGAACCACGAGCTCGGCGATCCCCGTGAGACCGGCCGCCTCGAGACCCGCGAGCACGCTCGGCCCGTCGGGCACGAAGATCTCGTCGAAGACGCCGGCGTTCGGCAAAAAGAGGCCGCGTTTGCCGTCGCGCGTGTCTTTGAGCCCGGGCTTCCACGACTCGGCGTTGATGCGCATCTCGCGCGCCACGTGCGTCTCGACGATGTCGCCCTGCGCGAACGGGATGGGCTCGCCCGCGGCGATGGCGAGCTGGAGCCGAACGAGATCGAGCGGCACGAGGCCGTCGGCCGTGCGGATGCGGTGGGCCTCCTCCGTGACGGGGTGCTCGACCTGGATGCGCGTGTTCATCTCGAGGAGGTACACGTGGCCGTCTTTGTACATAAGCTCGACGGTGCACGCGCCGACGTACTCGACCGCGTCGGCGATCCCGGTCGCGATCGTGCAGCAGCGCTCCATGAGCTCCCGGTTGTCACGCAGCAGGGCGGGCGGCGCCTCTTCTTGGATCTTCTGGCTCGCGCGCTGCTCGGTGCAGTCGCGCATGCCGAAGTGCCGCACGTTGCCGTAGCGATCGCGGAGCACCTGCACCTCGAGGTGCACGGTCTCGGGCACGTTCTGCTCGAACATGACGCCGTGGTCCCAGCCGTTCTGGGAGATCTGGCCGAGCACGCTCGTGATCGCCGCGGTGAGCGCGTCGAGCTCGCGCACCACGACCTGCCCGCGACCACCTCCGCCGTTCGCGGCCTTGAGGCGCCCCGGGAAGGTGAACTTGCCGTCGCGGTGAGCTTCGCGCACGACCTTCTCGATGACGGCCGGATCGTTCGAGTCGATCACGACGCCGGGCGTGACCTTGTTCGGGTCGATCGCCTCGGCGAGGGCGCGGAACTTTCGTTTGTCTCCGGCGCGCTCGACCGAGTCTTGCGAGGGGCCCACGAACACGATCCCGGATCGCCGGAAGTGTTGGATCGCCATGGTGTTTTCGGCGAGCGGCCCGTACCCGGGGTAGAGCGCCGAGCGGGCGAGCTCGGTGGCCGCGGCCTCGCCGAAGCGCGCCGCGTAGGTCTCCGTGACACGCTCGGCGATGCGCTGAGGGCTCGCGTACGACTCGCGGAAGGTGCCCGCGAGCGGGATCGAGAAGCCGCCCGCGGCCTCGGCGATGCGGACCTGGAGGGCGCCGGTGTCGTCGGTCGCGTTGTAGAGCACGACGGGGACGGCGCCGTGGGCGAGGGCCTCACGCACGGCGCGCACGCCCATCTCGCCCTTGTCGGCCACGATCACGTAGCGCAGGTCGCCCTCGCTCACGGTGGTCGCGGGCAGGCTCGCGAGGTCGTACGTGGCGAGGTAGAGGAGGTCACGCGCGCGTGGATCCCCGGCAAAATCGGCCACCTCGGCGCGGAGCCGCTCGCGCACACGGCGGGCCCAGTCGGGCCTCACGAGGAGGCCCACCACGACGACCAGCCCCTCGGCTTCGTGCCGCGCGGCGCTGTCGACCCGGCGCGCGATTTCGCGGAGCCCGAGCCCCTCGAGCTCGGCTGCGCGGTCGACGGCCGCGGCCCTCGCCGCCTCCACGTTCGCGGCGAGCGCACGGACACGGGCGGGGGCCTCTTTGTCGTGCCGGGAGAGGGGCTCTTCCCACGCGAAGTGACCGAGCCACGCGGGCCCGTTCACCGCGAAATACCGCAGCGCGACGAGCGCGTGCCCCACCTCGCCGAGCGGCAGCGACGCGAGCTCCCCGAGCGATGCGCCCGGGCAACACGAGACGACGCGGAGCACCTCGTTGCACCCGACGTACGCCCCACGCGGCGTGACACACGCCGAAACGCGCGCCGTGACCTCTTCCGTGCGTGACTCTCGAAGCTGGCCGATGCTCGACGTCATCCGAATCTCCCTTTTTGTCCGGCGTTGACCTAGGACACTCGGGTCACGTATTCAACGGCGCCCTGTCGTTGGGGCGAAAGGAGCTCTACCGTGGACATTCCCTCCCTCCGTGCCCTGTTCGACGACGTGCGCGCCGGAAAGACGGACGTCGACGCGGCCGTCGAGCGCGTCCGTGACCTCCCCTTCGCGGATCTCGGCTACGCGACGGTCGACCACCACAGGGCGCTCCGCCAAGGCGTGCCCGAGGTCGTCTTCGGAGAAGGAAAAGCCGCGGCCCACGTGGTCGGCATCGCGAAGGAGCTCGTCCGCCGCGGCGAGAACGTGCTCGTCACGCGCCTCTCGGCCGAGAAGGCCGCGGCCATCCACGAGGAGCTCCCCGAGCTCGTGTACGCGCCGCTCGCGCGCGTCGGCACCATCGAGGTCACCCCGCCACCTCCCCGCACGTGCCTCCCCGTCGCGCTCGTCTGCGCCGGCACGGCCGACTTGCCCGTGGCCGAAGAGTGCGCCGAGACGCTCCGCGCCTTCGGCATCCCGTTCGAGCGTGTGTTCGACGTCGGCGTCGCGGGCCTCCACAGGCTCCTGTCGAAGCGCTCGATCTTCGATCGCTCCTCGCTCACCATCGTCGTGGCCGGCATGGAGGGCGCGCTCCCGAGCGTCGTCGGTGGGCTCGTGTCGATCCCGGTCGTCGCGGTGCCGACGTCCGTCGGGTACGGCGCGGGCGCGAGCGGCTTCGCGGCCCTCGCGGGCATGCTCACGAGCTGCGCGTCCGGGGTCACGGTCTGCAACATCGACAACGGCTTCGGCGCGGCCTTCGCGGCCCACCGCATGATCGCCGCCGCCGCGAAGCTCGCGGGCGAGGCCAAGGTCGCGGGATGAGCCACGTCGTCGTCGTCGTCGGCACCGACACCGGCGTGGGCAAGACGTGGGTCACCGCCGGCCTCGCCAAGGCCGCGGCCTCACGGGGCATGCGCGTCGTCGCCGTGAAGCCGATCGAGACGGGCTGCACCACCGCGACCCCCGCCGACGAAGAAGACGGGCCCACGCTCGCACGCGCCTCCGCGCAGAGCGCACCACGCGCGGCCCTCGTGCGCCTCCCCGCGCCGGTCGCTCCCCCCGAGGCCGCCGACAGGGCCGGGCTCACGCTCGATTTTCCGAAGGTTATCGCGGAGATCCAGGCGGCCATCGCGGGGTCCGAGGTGGCCTTCGTCGAGGGCGCCGGGGGCCTGCTCTCGCCGTTCACCTGGGAGACCACCATCGCGGACGTCGCGCGGGAGCTCGGCGCGCTCGTGCTGCTCGTGGCCTCCGATCGGCTCGGCACGGTGAGCCAAGCCCGGCTCGTCGTCGAAGCCCTCACGGCGAGGCACCTCCCCGTGCTCGGGGTCGTGCTCACCGCGCCCGCCGAGGCCGACGCGTCGACCGGCTCGAACGGAAAGGCGATCGCGCGCCTCACGAGCGTGCGTGTCGTCGAGGTCCCGCGGACGACCGACGAGGACGAGCGCGTCGAGGCCCTCCGGGACGTCGCCGACTGGGCGCTCACCCCGTGACGCTCGTCGCCCCGGGGGTGCGCGAGGTCCTCGTGCTCGGCGCGGGGTTCACCGGGGCCGCGGTCGCGAGGCGCGCGAGGGCCGCGGGGCTCGGTGTACGTTGCACGGTTCGGAGCGAGGCCCGTCGCGTAGCCCTCGAGGGCGAGGGCTTCCGTGTGCTCGCGCAGCCCGACCTCGACGCCGGCGTCGCCGCGTACGTGACTCCCGAGACGCACGTGGTCGTCGCCTACCCGCCCGACGGAACGACGTGCGCCCGCGTCGCGCCCGCATGCGCTCGCGCCCACTCCATCGCCTACGTCTCGACGGTCGGCGTCTACGGCGACCACCGCGGCCTCGTCGACGACACGACGCCTCTCCCTGCGGCCCCGCCCGAGCGCGCGCGCCGTGTGCTCGACGCCGAGGCCACCTGGCGAAGCGTGGGCGCGACCGTCCTGCGCGCCCCCGGGATCTACGGCGAGGGCCGCGGCCTCCACGTGCGGGTCACCTCGGGGGCCCATAAAATTCCGGGCGACGGCACGCGCTTCCTGTCGCGCATCCACGTGGAGGACCTCGCGGCCCTCGCGCTCGCCGCGAGCCGCGTCCGAGGCGAGACGTACGTGGTCGGCGATCTCGAGCCCGCGCCCCACGGAGAGGTCGTCCGGTTCATCGCCGAGGAGTACGGCGTCCCGATGCCTCCGTACGTGCCGCTCGACGAGGTGCACGAGACCTTGCGCGCCGATCGCCGCGTCGACCCGAGCCGCGCCCTCCGCGAGCTCGGGGTGTCCCTCGCCTTCCCGTCGTACCGCGTGGGGATGAAGAGGACGACGTAGGAGACGAGAGAGCAGAGAGAGCAGAGAGCAGAGAGCGAGCAGGGGGTGCCCCCACCCGCCCAGCGGCAAAAAAAGGCAGGTGCCCCCACCCGCCCGGCAGGAAAAGCCCGGGGACGTCACAGTCGTCCCGTTTTCCCTCGGCCTTCATGGCGATCGCGGTTTTGCTTTTCCCGACCGGTCGGCCTCCCCCAATATCCGTTCGCGGCTTTGCTTCTCCTCGGCTCGGCGCGAGCCGTCGCTTGCGCAAAGCCTGCGAGCGGATAGGGGGAGGCGCAGAGCTCGTGGTGCTCGGGGCTCGCTCGAGCGCTGCGCGCGCGTCGCGGGCTCTGGGTCTCCCCCTAAGCGAAGGCTGTCTCACGTGACGTTGGCACAGCGGGTCGATGCGTGCAGGCGCGCTCCCTACGGGCGCGTCAGTTGGGCGAGGCCGTAGTGTGTCCGGCTCGAACTGGGCATCCAGCGGTCCAGCGCGCACCACGTCGCCGCGCGGTACTGGGCCTTCGGGTCGTCAACCAGATCGTTGACGAGCGTCGCCCACTCCTGCTGCGCCGACGCGAGCCGGCCGGATGCGACATGCCCCTCCACGGTGTCCACCCGCGAGAGCACGTGGCAGTTGAGGTACCCGTCAACCTCGTCCGCGAGGTCCAGTAGCTGGAGGACGTCGATCGTCCGTTCTCCAAACGGCGTGCGGAACGTCGGCGCCCACTTCCACTGCTTTCGGGCGAGGTGAGGGAAGGTCGGCTCCCATACGATGTGGTCGAGCGGATCCACGATGGGGCTCGCTGGGTCGAGCAGGAGGGGCTGCTCGGACGAAGTGCTCCAGAGGCTCGCTGGGAGCGGAGCCGGCTTCGGCGGCAGCGGAGTCTTCGGTGGGAGAGACAACGGCGAGGTGCCTGACACCAACGGAAAGAAGTTCGCCTTGTGCCCCCGATCGTTGCAGCTCGCACACGACAAGAGCAGGTTCTCCCAACTCCACGTCAGCCACCAGTACCGCTCGGAATCGACCACTTTCGGTGTGCCGCGCTTGTGACGCCACGCGCCGTCCTTCGGTCGGTGGTGCTCGACGTGGCTGCTAGACTGCCGAATGTGCACCTCGCAGTACGCACACTTCTCATGCTGCGCCTGCCAGAGCGTGCGTCTGGTGGTTGGCGTTCCGTAGCCGTGGAGGTGCGCGCTCACCGACCCGCCAGCGACGTAGTCCGCATGGGCTTTGGCAAACCTGCGCTTGCGTGCAACCCGAAGACCGCGCGGCTCGGGACCCCGGACGACGCGGATCACGACGCGCCCGCGCGGTTCTTGCCCTTCCTTGCGACCGGAGGCAGGTCGGTCACACCGGCGGCGGCAAGTGCTTTGCCAGCCTGCTCCAGCTCCGCCTGCTCCTCCTTGCTGCGCTCCGGATCGTTAGCGAGCACGGTGTAGCGGCGAAGGTCGCTGCCAAACGGGTTTGGAGTCGACCGATCGAGCCCGAACCAGGTTCGGTAGAGCTCGTTGCCGGTCATCACGCGGGGATCGGGCTGGGCGGGCTCGCGTGCGATGGTCCCGACGAGCTCGCCGGTCTCCGGATCCCACGCTCCGCGCTGCACGTCGCCGGTCTCCGGATCCACCACCAGCCGCACGACCTCGTGGGGCGCGCACGACGCGAGGACGACCGGTGAGTGCGTGGTGACGACGAACTGTACGCGCGGGAAGATTCGCCGGAGAGCGGTGATGATCGTCGCCTGCCACTGAGGATGTAGGTAGAGGTCGATCTCGTCCAACAGCACCAGCCCCTCGATGTCGGCGGGGGCAAGCTCGGTCTTCGACTCCAGGAGCACGTGGCCGACGAGGTCGGCGATCCACGCGAACGTCGACTGGAACCCGTGGGAGAGCGCGACCCCGGCGACGGCCATCCTCCCGGTGCCCATCGCTTGGTAAAACCGATCGCTCTCCACGAGGTCAGGGGCGTTCTTTGCCCCTCCCCGCCCGCGCAGCTCGAAGTCCATGATCCCAGGCAGCAGGTCCGCACCACCGGCCTTGAGGACGTCCTTCAAGATTCGGGCATACATGCGCGAGGTGCCGCCGGCTTCTCGGCTCTCCTCGAGATCCTTTTTCGCAAAGTGGTTCGAAAACGACGTGCTCGCCAGCGGCGCGCGCGCGTCGAAGAGGGGCGATAGCCGATCGATTGACGGGAAGTCGAGCGTGGGCGTCGAGGCGGCATCGGGGAGCGCGCGCGCGATGCCGTAGCCCGCGACAAACCAGAGGTGTCGGTTCTCTCCGCGCGCCTGATCGAGCGGATCGTCGGTGGTCTTCACGGGCTTGTCGTCTTGGAGGTACGTCGCCGCTCCGCCCAGCGACAACGAGCTCGACGCGAGCGACAGTTCTGATCGCAGGCGCTTCGCGCCGGGCCGGAGGGGGTGTACGTGCTTCCCATGGGCGCGCGGACCGAACTCGAATTCGGCCTTGATCGTGAGTTTCTGGTCGGGGTGACGCCGGTCGCGCAGATGACGCGCGACCGGCTTGGCGAGCGTGTTCACCTGCCTCGAGCCGGCGGCGGCGAGCGCGATCGCCTGGAGGATCGACGTCTTCGCTGTGCCGTTTTCGCCCATGAGAACGGTCCACATGCGCGGCTTACCTTCGTGCGTGAAGTCAAGCTTGAATTCGCGCAAGCGCTTCAGGTTGCTCGTGTGGAGCTGTCGGAGGTACACGGCCCGGAGCGTATATCGTCAGGCGTCCAGCGTGAAGTCGGAGCAGGCGAATCAAGCGCCCCTCTCCCCTCGGCGGCTCGATGCCGTCCTCGCTCGAGAGCCGCGGGTCCTTCGGGGCCATGCCGCGGGGTGTGGGCTCCGCCGGGCCCTCGAAGGTCGAGAGATTCATGGCGCCAGAAAGCCTACGCCACCGGTCGACGATGCGCACGAGAGCCTGCATCCGGAGACCTCCATCCGGCGATCCGCGCTTCGTGCGAGGACCCATTCAGTCCTCCGGGCCACCTTCGACGCGTCCGACGCGGGCCCGTGCATTCTCTGCTGGCGCTTCCAAGCCAGTTGCCTACCATCCGGGGCATGGAACTAACACGTCGCAACCACAAGACCCTGAAACAGGCCGTAGATAAGGCAACCGCCAAGCTCGACGAGGTGAACGCCGTGCTCGAGCCGCTGCTCCCGCTCCTGACGGACGCGCAGCGCGCCAGCGTCCCCCGCGTTCGGGCCGACTTCCCCGACGCGGCTCGTTCGCTCGCCCACGCGAGCGCCGACCACGGCGACATCGTCGCGGCCACCGAGTACGAGGCCGAGGCCGTCCTCGAGGACCTCGACAACGTGCGCGTCCTCGACGAGCTCGCGGCCCGCCTCGCCATCGCCCAGCAGCGCATCGACGACGCGCGCCTCCTCTGGAACGCCGAGGCCTTCGTGCCCACCATGGAGCTTTACGGCGTCGCCAAGGTTCGCGCGAAGAAGGACGGCAAGCTCGCCAAGGCGATCGAGCCGCTCGCCGACGTGCTCTCCACGCCCCGCAAGAAAGCGAAGGGCGACACCAAGTAAGAGACACCCGAGCACTCGGGGGGGCTCCGGAGAGAGGCTCGAGCGGTCGCCAAAGCGGCCCGGGCTCGCCCTCGAAGGAGCCCGACGTTTCGTCGGTGAGCACGCCCGACACGTCGCGATCGTGGGAGCCGCACCGTGGGTGCGCCGTTGCCTCCATTTCGGCAGCCGGTCCGACGCTCAAGGTCGAAAAATCGTGCTCGAAGCGCGAAGAATCGACCTTCGAGCACGAAAAAGGGCGCTTCGATCGCGATTCGGGGGAGTCGAAGGTCGAAAAAGGGCGAGCGAAGGTCGAAAAAGGGCGCTTCGACCGCGACGATGCCGCGCTCGAAGGGCGACGCGGGGGCGTTCGAGTGCACACGGGCGCCGTGACGCCCCCCGGACGCACCCTACAACCCCCGTAAATCCACCGCACGCTCTTCAAGGTCGGGCACGGCGCCCCACGTGGCGCGCCGACCGAAAGCGACGTACATTT includes these proteins:
- a CDS encoding ATP-grasp domain-containing protein, whose product is MTSSIGQLRESRTEEVTARVSACVTPRGAYVGCNEVLRVVSCCPGASLGELASLPLGEVGHALVALRYFAVNGPAWLGHFAWEEPLSRHDKEAPARVRALAANVEAARAAAVDRAAELEGLGLREIARRVDSAARHEAEGLVVVVGLLVRPDWARRVRERLRAEVADFAGDPRARDLLYLATYDLASLPATTVSEGDLRYVIVADKGEMGVRAVREALAHGAVPVVLYNATDDTGALQVRIAEAAGGFSIPLAGTFRESYASPQRIAERVTETYAARFGEAAATELARSALYPGYGPLAENTMAIQHFRRSGIVFVGPSQDSVERAGDKRKFRALAEAIDPNKVTPGVVIDSNDPAVIEKVVREAHRDGKFTFPGRLKAANGGGGRGQVVVRELDALTAAITSVLGQISQNGWDHGVMFEQNVPETVHLEVQVLRDRYGNVRHFGMRDCTEQRASQKIQEEAPPALLRDNRELMERCCTIATGIADAVEYVGACTVELMYKDGHVYLLEMNTRIQVEHPVTEEAHRIRTADGLVPLDLVRLQLAIAAGEPIPFAQGDIVETHVAREMRINAESWKPGLKDTRDGKRGLFLPNAGVFDEIFVPDGPSVLAGLEAAGLTGIAELVVRFDVGFEAGDKLVNKDPTFGKLIVAVRPAPGHEAERYELLRRASIAVLEATRIVGRQLMPNGHVLEDRPFETNIAAHVTVLESPMMKAHAQGTAVGRHVNWVVDRLRATV
- the larB gene encoding nickel pincer cofactor biosynthesis protein LarB — protein: MDIPSLRALFDDVRAGKTDVDAAVERVRDLPFADLGYATVDHHRALRQGVPEVVFGEGKAAAHVVGIAKELVRRGENVLVTRLSAEKAAAIHEELPELVYAPLARVGTIEVTPPPPRTCLPVALVCAGTADLPVAEECAETLRAFGIPFERVFDVGVAGLHRLLSKRSIFDRSSLTIVVAGMEGALPSVVGGLVSIPVVAVPTSVGYGAGASGFAALAGMLTSCASGVTVCNIDNGFGAAFAAHRMIAAAAKLAGEAKVAG
- the bioD gene encoding dethiobiotin synthase, which produces MSHVVVVVGTDTGVGKTWVTAGLAKAAASRGMRVVAVKPIETGCTTATPADEEDGPTLARASAQSAPRAALVRLPAPVAPPEAADRAGLTLDFPKVIAEIQAAIAGSEVAFVEGAGGLLSPFTWETTIADVARELGALVLLVASDRLGTVSQARLVVEALTARHLPVLGVVLTAPAEADASTGSNGKAIARLTSVRVVEVPRTTDEDERVEALRDVADWALTP
- a CDS encoding AAA family ATPase is translated as MYLRQLHTSNLKRLREFKLDFTHEGKPRMWTVLMGENGTAKTSILQAIALAAAGSRQVNTLAKPVARHLRDRRHPDQKLTIKAEFEFGPRAHGKHVHPLRPGAKRLRSELSLASSSLSLGGAATYLQDDKPVKTTDDPLDQARGENRHLWFVAGYGIARALPDAASTPTLDFPSIDRLSPLFDARAPLASTSFSNHFAKKDLEESREAGGTSRMYARILKDVLKAGGADLLPGIMDFELRGRGGAKNAPDLVESDRFYQAMGTGRMAVAGVALSHGFQSTFAWIADLVGHVLLESKTELAPADIEGLVLLDEIDLYLHPQWQATIITALRRIFPRVQFVVTTHSPVVLASCAPHEVVRLVVDPETGDVQRGAWDPETGELVGTIAREPAQPDPRVMTGNELYRTWFGLDRSTPNPFGSDLRRYTVLANDPERSKEEQAELEQAGKALAAAGVTDLPPVARKGKNRAGAS